The Parafrankia discariae DNA window GATCTGGAAGGCGCAGGTCGGCCGGGTCCCGCTGCTGCTGCTCGACTCCGACGTCGAGGACAACCAGTCCGCCGAGCGGGGGGTCACCGACCGTCTCTACGGCGGCGGGACGGACCACCGCCTGCTCCAGGAGATGCTGCTGGGGATCGGCGGGGTCCGCGCGCTGCGCGCCTTCGCCGCCGTCACCGGCTCGCCGGCGCCGGAGGTCTACCACACCAACGAGGGCCACGCCGGCTTCCTCGGGCTGGAGCGCATCCGCGAGCTCGCCGAGACCGGGCTGAGCTTCGACGAGGCGCTGGAGGCCGCCCGCGCCGGCACGCTGTTCACCACGCACACCCCCGTGCCCGCCGGCATCGACCGGTTCCCCAAGGACCTGGTCGCCCGCCACTTCGGCGGCGACAACAGCTGGCCCGGGGTCCCGGTCGACCGGGTGCTCGAGCTCGGCGCCGAGCCCGATCCCAACGTGTTCAACATGGCCCACATGGGCCTGCGCCTCGCCCAGCGCTCCAACGGGGTCAGCAGCCTGCACGGCATCGTCAGCCGGGAGATGTTCGCCGGCCTGTGGCCCGGCTTCGACCACTCCGAGGTGCCGATCGGCTCGGTCACCAACGGCGTGCACGCGCCGACCTGGGTCTCCCGCTCGATCGTCGAGCTGGCCGACCGCCAGCCCGGCCCCGGCCTGCTCAGCGGCGGCGCCGAGGCCTTCGCCCGGTTCGACAAGGTCTCCGACGAGGCCATCTGGGCCACCCGGCGGGAGCTGCGCGAGCAGCTCGTCGCCGAGATCCGCCGCCGGGTGCGGGTCTCCTGGCTGCAGCGCGGCGCGGCCCCCGGCGAGCTCGACTGGGTCGAGTCCGTCTTCGACCCGGACGTGCTCACCATCGGCTTCGCCCGCCGGGTGCCGTCCTACAAGCGGCTCACCTTGATGCTGCGTGACTCCGAGCGGCTCAAGCGGCTGCTCCTGCACGCCGACCGGCCCGTCCAGATGGTCATCGCCGGCAAGGCCCACCCGGCCGACGACGGCGGCAAGCTGCTCGTCCAGCAGATCGTCCAGTTCGCCGACAACCCGGGCGTGCGGCACCGGATCGTCTTCCTGCCCGACTACGACATCGGCATGGCCCGGTACCTCTACGGCGGCTGCGACGTCTGGCTGAACAACCCGCTGCGCCCGCTCGAGGCGTGCGGCACGTCCGGGATGAAGGCGGCGCTCAACGGCTGCCTGAACCTCTCGATCCGGGACGGCTGGTGGGACGAGATGTTCGACGGCCAGAACGGCTGGGCCATCCCGACCGCGGACGGCGTCGAGGACCCGGACCGCCGCGACGACATCGAGTCGGCGGCCCTGTACGACCTGCTCGAGAACACGGTGACGGCGCGCTTCTACGACCGGGCGACGCCGACGTCCAACCCGCCGCGGTGGACGGCGATGGTCAAGCACACCCTCGCCACCCTCGGCCCGCGGGTGCTGGCGACCCGAATGGTGCAGGAGTACGTCGAGCGCTACTACGTGCCCGCCGGGGTGTCGGCCCGCCAGGCCACCGAGGGCGACCTCGCCGGGGCGCGGGACCTCGCGGCCTGGAAGCACCGGGTGCGCAGCGCCTGGTCGGGCGTGCACGTGCTCAACGTCGACTCGGCCGGGCTCGGGGACACCCCCCAGGTGGGCCAGTCGCTGGTCGTGCGGGCGACGGTCGAGCTCGGCGGCCTGGACCCGGCCGACGTCGAGGTGATCGCCTCCTACGGCCGGGTGGACGAGACCGATCGCATCGTGGCGCCGGGCACCCTCTCGCTGACCGAGGTGGGCGAGGGCGAGGGCGGCCACGGCCACCGGTACGAGGGCACGATCCCGCTCGGCCGGACCGGTCCGTTCGGTTACACGGTGCGGGTGCTGCCGCGCCACCGCCTCACCGCGAGCCCGGCCGAGCTCGGCCTGGTCACCAACCCCTGACCCACCCCCGGGTGGCCCCGGGCCCCACGCCCGGGGGCCCGGGGCTACCCGGTCGAGGCGTGGCGGTCGCCGGTGTCGCCGACGTCGAGGTCGAGGTCGGAGCCGCCGAGGGCGCGCAGGATCAGGACGGTCCGTCCGGCCACGTCGAGTCGCGCGCCGGCCGCCAGGGTCCGGCGGGGCTCGGTCATCGTGTCCGGGAAACCGGCGAGGTCGTCCGCGGCGGTGTCGAGCAGGAGGTCGTAGCGGGTCGCCCAGGGTGCCCCGGGGAGCACGACCGTCCGGTCCGCGCCGTCCGGATGGATGACGAGCAGCAGGCTCTCCCCGGCGACCGGCACGCCCGCCGCGTCGGTCCACTCGAGGCCCTCCCCGGCCAGGTGCGCCACCAGGATCGCCACCCGCGGGGCGTTCCAGTCCGCGGCCGACATCACCGCGCCGTCCTGCCGGAACCAGGTGATGTCGGGCAGTCGTCGCGGGGTGGGCGCGCCACCGCGGAAGAACCGCTGTCGCCGCAGCACGGGTGCGGTGCGGCGCAGCCGGATCAGCCCGCTCACCAGCGTGGTCAGCGCCGGGTCCGGGCCGGCCGGATCCGCGGCCGGCACCTCGCCGGGCGCACCAACCCCGGGCGTGCCGGCCCCGGGCGTGCCGGCCCCGGGGGTGTCCGCCGTTCCGTCCGGCCAGGCCAGCCAGGAGACCGCGTTGTCCTGGCAGTAGGCGTTGTTGTTGCCGCCCTGCGAACGTCCCAGCTCGTCGCCGGCGAGCAGCATCGGCACCCCGGCCGACAGCAGCAGCGTGCTGATCAGCGCCCGGCGGGTCCGGCGGCGGGCCGTGCGGATACCCGGGTCGTCCGTCGGCCCCTCGGCGCCGTGGTTCGACGACCGGTTCTCCGACTCCCCGTCCCGGTTGCCCTCCCCGTTGGCCTCGTTGTGCTTCTCGTTGTAGGAGACCAGGTCGGCGAGGGGGAACCCGTCGTGCGCGGTGACGAAGTTGACCGAGGCCCAGGGCCGGCGTCCCGAATGTTCGTAGATGTCGGACGAGCCGGTGATCCGGTACCCGAGATCCGCCACGCTGCCGGTGCGGCCGCTGAAGATGTCGCGCAGGGTGTCGCGGAACCGGCCGTTCCACTCGGCCCACGGCGCCGGGAACGCGCCGACCTGGTACCCGCCCCAGCCGAGGTCCCACGGCTCGGCGATCAGCTTGACAGAGGACAGCAGCGGGTCGGCCTGGATCGCGGTGAGCAGCGGCGCGGCCGGCTCGAACCCGTCCGGTGACCGGGCGAGCGCCGTCGCCAGGTCGAAGCGGAACCCGTCCACCCCCAGCTCGGCCACCCAGTACCGCAGCGAGTCGCAGATCAGGCGCACGACGTGCGGCGACGTGGCGTCGACGGTGTTCCCGCAGCCGGTGACATCGCGGTAGCGGCGCGGATCGTTGGGTTCCACCCGGTAGTAGGCGATGTTGTCCAGCCCGCGCAGACTCAGCGTCGGCCCGCGCTCGCTGCCCTCGGCGGTGTGGTTGTAGACGACGTCGAGCAGCACCTCGATGCCCGCGTCGTGCAGTGTGGCGACCATCGCGCGGAACTCGGCGACGGGGTCGTCGGTGGCGGCGTAACCGGGGTGCGGCGCGAAGAACGCCAGCGTGTTGTAGCCCCAGTAGTTGGAACGGCCGTGCTCCAGCAGCGTCGTCTCGGAGATGTGCGCGTGGACGGGCAGCAGCTCGACCGCGGTGACCCCGATCCGCAGCAGATGGTCGACGACCGCCGGGTGCGCCAGGCCGGCGTAGGTTCCGCGCAGCTTCTCGGGCACCCCCGGGTGCAGCCTGGTGAAGCCCCGGACGTGCAGCTCGTACAGGATCGTGTCGGCCCAGGCCGTCCGCGGCCGGTTCGCGGCCGGGTCCGGCCCGGTGACCGGCCCGGTCACGACGCCCTTCGGCACGTACGGCGCCGAGTCCCGGTCGTCGGGGTCCTGTCCGTAGGGATCACCGGCCACGTACCCGTGCACCGCCGGATCGGGCACGAAGTTCCCCGTGACCCGGCGGGCGTAGGGGTCGAGCAGCAGTTTCGCCGGGTTGTACCGTTCGCCGCGCCCGGGCGCGTACGGCCCGTGCGCCCGCAGGCCGTAGACCTGCCCCGGGCCCACCCCGGGGAGGTAGCCGTGCCAGACACCGCCGTCCCGCTCGGGAAGCCGGTACCGCGTCTCGCCGCCGGAGGCGGTCGGCAGGCCGTGGTCGTCGAACACGCAGAAGTCCACCGCGTCGGCCCCGGGCGCCACCACGGCGACGTTGACCCCCGCGCCGTCCCACCACACGCCGAGCGGGCTGGCCGAACCGGGGCGGATCATGGGAACGACGCTAACCGTCACATCATTCGGTGGTCCCCCGAACTCCTACCTCCACCCGTCCCAAGTGACCGGCGTCACTCCGTTGCCTCGCGGCGGGGGGAGGCCGGCCGGGCGTGGTCCCGGGGTGGTCGTCGGTGGCCTGAACGTGGTGCCGTACTCGTCTAGTGTTGGCTGCGGCCCGGCGGGGGACGGCCCGGCGGGCGGGTGGCTCACTGATGCGCGGAGGTTTGGCGATGGCGGTCGTGCGGCTCGAGGTCTCCGACGGTGTCGGGACGATCCGGCTGGACCGGCCGCCGATGAACGCGCTCAACGCCGAGCTCGCCGCCGAGCTGCGCGCCACCGCCCTCGAGGCCACCGCGCGGGCGGACATCCGCGCGGTCGTCCTCTACGGCGGCGAGAAGGTGTTCGCCGCCGGGGCGGACATCAAGGAGATGGCGAAGCTGGACATCGCCGGCATCACCGGCTGGGTCCGCGATCTGGGCGCGGCCCTCGACCTGGTGGCGCGGATCCCGAAGCCGGTCGTCGCGGCCGTCACCGGCTACGCCCTCGGTGGCGGCCTGGAGCTGGCGCTGTGCGCCGACTTCCGGGTCTTCGCCGAGAACGCGAAGGTCGGAGTGCCCGAGATCACCCTGGGTGTCATCCCGGGCGCCGGCGGCACGCAGCGTCTGCCGCGGCTCATCGGCCCGGCCCGGGCCAAGAACCTGGTCTTCAGCGGACGGCAGGTGCGGGCCGCCGAGGCGGAGGCGATCGGGCTGGCCGACAAGGTCGTCCCGGCCGACGAGGTGTACGCCGAGGCGCTGCGGATGGCCGGCCGCTTCGTCACCGGGCCCGCCCTGGCGCTGGCCGCGGCGAAGCAGGCGATCGACGACGGCGGCGACCTCGCGCTCTCCGAGGCGCTGCGGCTGGAGTCGGCGCTGTTCGTCGGCCTGTTCGGCACCGAGGACCGCCGCCACGGCATGGACTCGTTCATCGAGCGCGGCCCGGGCAAGGCCGACTTCGTCGGCCGCTAGCCTCGCCGGCCGCCGGCCAGCCTTCGCCGGCCTCGTCAGCGGCGGGTCGGGGTGGGCGGCGGCTAGCGCAGGGCCAGGTCGACGGTCACCGGCTTGTGGTCGCTGCCGAACTCGGAGCCGACCTGGTAGCTGGTGATCGCGAAGGCCGGTGAGGCGAGGACGTGGTCGATCCGCAGCACCGGTGGGAGCGCGACCGTCTTCGCGTTCCAGGTCGGCGTCCAGCCGGCGCCGAGGACGTCGTGGGCGTCGCGCACACCGGCGGAGAGCAGCCGGCGCAGCGGGCGGTGGTCCCGGGTGGCGTTGAAGTCGCCGGCGAGCACGACCGGCAGGGTCGAGCTCTCGACGTCCTCGCGGAGATGGTCGAGCTGGGTCCGCCACCGTTTCGCGTAGTCCCCGCTCGTCGGCGAGATCGTGTGCACCGCGTACATGACGAAGGAACGTCGCTCGTCGACCCGCACCGTCGTGCGCAGTGACATGCTGCCGGCCACCTCAGGCGCCGCCGTGTCCGACAACGGGAAGCGGGAGAACACCGCCGCGCCGAACGCGCCGTCCCGCGGACGGACCTCGGAGTACCGGTACTCCTTCAGCGCGCCCGAGGCCTGGACGTCGGCCAACGTCCGCGGCGAGAGCTCGACCAGCACCAGGACGTCGGGGTCGGCGGCCTCGATCTGCCGGCCCAGCCGGCCGGCCTCGGTGTTGGAGTAGAGCAGGTTCGCGCTCATCACCCGCAGCCGGGCCGAGCCCTGCGGGACGTCGTCGGCGTCGCCGGGAAGGACCTCGGGCAGCGCCCAGACCAGGTGGGCGACCACGAGCAGCGCACAGAAGATCATGAGCAGGTTGCGCCGCAGCGCGAAGCCGATCGCGAGCGCCGCGTAGACCGGCAGGTACAGCAGCGGCGTCAGCGCGTTGAGCGCGGCGAACGGCCAGGCGAACGCGTCGTCGAGGTGGACGAGGCGGATCGCGGCGAGGACGGCGAGCGCCGCCGTGACGACCCAGGCGACGAACACCAGCGCGATCCGGGCCGGTGGGTGCGTCCCACCCGTCCAGCCGGGCGGGTCGGACGGGATCGCCGGGATGTCGCCGGCGCCCGTGCCCGCCCCGGCGCCGATGTCTCCGCCGCTCCCGCCGCTCCCGCCGGTGACTCCGCCGGCGCCGGCGCTGTTGCCGTTGGGATCGCCGGCGAGGTTGCTGGAGGTGGGGGCGCGTCGGCCGATGCGTCGGCCGATGCCCTTCGCGGGGCTCACCGGACATAGGGTGCCCGGTCCGGGCCGGTCAGCCGACGGCGGGTTCCGAGCGCTGCTGGGCCGGCCGCACGAGACTCGCGGCGCGTGAGCGCCACTCACGGGCCGCGACGGCTTTCGCGAAGCCGGGGCCGGCGATCGTGCGGTCCAGCTCGGCGAGTTTCGTGACGAGCCGGGTCGAGGACACCGGCCCGGCCACCTCCACCGCCCGGTACCCGGCCTCGAGAGCCGCCTCGAGGTCGGGGCGCGGCCGTTTCAGGTAGGACAGCGCCAGGTCGGCCTCCGCGTATGCCCGGGTCCGGGCCCGGGCCGGCCCCTGCAGGTCGCGGGCCTCCAGCAGCCGTTTCTCGGCCATCTCCGCCCGGCCCAGCAGCAGGAAGCAGTGACCCTGGCACTCGGCCACGTCGCCGACGTTGTAGTGCCCGGCCCAGGACGGGGCGTCGCCCGGCTCGCGGGAGATCGTGCGCTCCAGCGCGTCCAGGGCACGCATGCAGCCGGCCTCGTCACCGTTGCGGGCGAGCGCCCACGCCAGCTTGTCCTGCAGCATCGCCTGCACGGCCGGCGCGGACTGCCGGGCGGACCGGTCGATCGCCGCGCGCGCCAGGGACAGGCTGTGCCGGTTGTGCCCCTGGGCCGCGGACTGGTCGCTCATGGCGGACAGCACCCGGCCGGCCATCATGACGTCGTCGGCGTGCTCGGCCAGGGTCAGCGCCTGGATGTAGTAGCGCTGGGCCAGCCCCTGGCGGTTGCAGTCCTGGGCGAGCCAGCCGCTGAACTGGGCCAGCTCGGCGAGGGCGCCGAAGGTGTCGGTGTCGGCCGGTCCCTCCACGGCCGCGCGTGTGCGGTCGTGCAGGAACGTCACGACCTGGGGACGGATCTCGCTGCTCCCGAACCGGGCGTCCAGTCGGCGGAACGTCTCGGTCATGTCCCGGATCATCGCTCCGCCGGACGGGGAGGACGGGACGTCCGCGCTGATCCGGCGGATCACG harbors:
- the glgP gene encoding alpha-glucan family phosphorylase, whose product is MRALRRFTVRAQLPEQLAALGELVLNLRWSWHPETLDLFESVDPELWRACNGDPVRLLGEVDHDRLVALSVDRKFLRRLSDAADDLQEYLTSDLWYQKQAIPGAPAAIAYFSPEFGITEVLPQYSGGLGILAGDHLKTASDLGVPIIGVGLLYRAGYFVQSLSRDGWQQERYPGIDPHGLPLTQLTDADGAPVKVAVGLPEGRTLHAQIWKAQVGRVPLLLLDSDVEDNQSAERGVTDRLYGGGTDHRLLQEMLLGIGGVRALRAFAAVTGSPAPEVYHTNEGHAGFLGLERIRELAETGLSFDEALEAARAGTLFTTHTPVPAGIDRFPKDLVARHFGGDNSWPGVPVDRVLELGAEPDPNVFNMAHMGLRLAQRSNGVSSLHGIVSREMFAGLWPGFDHSEVPIGSVTNGVHAPTWVSRSIVELADRQPGPGLLSGGAEAFARFDKVSDEAIWATRRELREQLVAEIRRRVRVSWLQRGAAPGELDWVESVFDPDVLTIGFARRVPSYKRLTLMLRDSERLKRLLLHADRPVQMVIAGKAHPADDGGKLLVQQIVQFADNPGVRHRIVFLPDYDIGMARYLYGGCDVWLNNPLRPLEACGTSGMKAALNGCLNLSIRDGWWDEMFDGQNGWAIPTADGVEDPDRRDDIESAALYDLLENTVTARFYDRATPTSNPPRWTAMVKHTLATLGPRVLATRMVQEYVERYYVPAGVSARQATEGDLAGARDLAAWKHRVRSAWSGVHVLNVDSAGLGDTPQVGQSLVVRATVELGGLDPADVEVIASYGRVDETDRIVAPGTLSLTEVGEGEGGHGHRYEGTIPLGRTGPFGYTVRVLPRHRLTASPAELGLVTNP
- the glgX gene encoding glycogen debranching protein GlgX codes for the protein MIRPGSASPLGVWWDGAGVNVAVVAPGADAVDFCVFDDHGLPTASGGETRYRLPERDGGVWHGYLPGVGPGQVYGLRAHGPYAPGRGERYNPAKLLLDPYARRVTGNFVPDPAVHGYVAGDPYGQDPDDRDSAPYVPKGVVTGPVTGPDPAANRPRTAWADTILYELHVRGFTRLHPGVPEKLRGTYAGLAHPAVVDHLLRIGVTAVELLPVHAHISETTLLEHGRSNYWGYNTLAFFAPHPGYAATDDPVAEFRAMVATLHDAGIEVLLDVVYNHTAEGSERGPTLSLRGLDNIAYYRVEPNDPRRYRDVTGCGNTVDATSPHVVRLICDSLRYWVAELGVDGFRFDLATALARSPDGFEPAAPLLTAIQADPLLSSVKLIAEPWDLGWGGYQVGAFPAPWAEWNGRFRDTLRDIFSGRTGSVADLGYRITGSSDIYEHSGRRPWASVNFVTAHDGFPLADLVSYNEKHNEANGEGNRDGESENRSSNHGAEGPTDDPGIRTARRRTRRALISTLLLSAGVPMLLAGDELGRSQGGNNNAYCQDNAVSWLAWPDGTADTPGAGTPGAGTPGVGAPGEVPAADPAGPDPALTTLVSGLIRLRRTAPVLRRQRFFRGGAPTPRRLPDITWFRQDGAVMSAADWNAPRVAILVAHLAGEGLEWTDAAGVPVAGESLLLVIHPDGADRTVVLPGAPWATRYDLLLDTAADDLAGFPDTMTEPRRTLAAGARLDVAGRTVLILRALGGSDLDLDVGDTGDRHASTG
- a CDS encoding enoyl-CoA hydratase/isomerase family protein, with the protein product MAVVRLEVSDGVGTIRLDRPPMNALNAELAAELRATALEATARADIRAVVLYGGEKVFAAGADIKEMAKLDIAGITGWVRDLGAALDLVARIPKPVVAAVTGYALGGGLELALCADFRVFAENAKVGVPEITLGVIPGAGGTQRLPRLIGPARAKNLVFSGRQVRAAEAEAIGLADKVVPADEVYAEALRMAGRFVTGPALALAAAKQAIDDGGDLALSEALRLESALFVGLFGTEDRRHGMDSFIERGPGKADFVGR
- a CDS encoding endonuclease/exonuclease/phosphatase family protein; the protein is MSPAKGIGRRIGRRAPTSSNLAGDPNGNSAGAGGVTGGSGGSGGDIGAGAGTGAGDIPAIPSDPPGWTGGTHPPARIALVFVAWVVTAALAVLAAIRLVHLDDAFAWPFAALNALTPLLYLPVYAALAIGFALRRNLLMIFCALLVVAHLVWALPEVLPGDADDVPQGSARLRVMSANLLYSNTEAGRLGRQIEAADPDVLVLVELSPRTLADVQASGALKEYRYSEVRPRDGAFGAAVFSRFPLSDTAAPEVAGSMSLRTTVRVDERRSFVMYAVHTISPTSGDYAKRWRTQLDHLREDVESSTLPVVLAGDFNATRDHRPLRRLLSAGVRDAHDVLGAGWTPTWNAKTVALPPVLRIDHVLASPAFAITSYQVGSEFGSDHKPVTVDLALR